gaaattaacaactataggtcaccgtacgaccttcaacaacgggCCTTATTTGtgcacaaaaaatgaacgaaaaacgaatatgtaacacataaacaaacgacaaccactgaattacaggctccttacttaaatgttcataacatactaaatgtatgttcatattgaaattgatagaaaaccaaaaattgggaattttggaaataatgacttatgatacttttgctgaaattctccagtcattcaatattttacaaaattcttccaaaaaacactttacatactttaaactacgctctgaatgaccgcgatttcgcgggtgtgttctagtataatttaaataagcaatgaattagcatgttcaccattccttgtatggagggataaaatacttccgatcgcgctacactgtacaacgtagacacggtttgtaatggtgaaagttcctccatcgttcaattttcatccatggagatccctgctttccacgtttctaggtgatacttttcaatttattccatgaatatcttatataaaaattcctacatttaggcggtacttgtcaatagcataggagggtaaaagtaccgggtaccgcctcctaatgaatggcctgctcattgtagctttaaatatgcAATACAGCAATAGACTCCAACTGATCGGATATCggctattgtaatattatttccaCATGTTCAAAACATCAAACCCTTCCCTATatgtttaatgttaattttatcGTGTAATCAAATATCGGATGTAAAAATATATCGGCAAATAGGATAAGAGTATTCAGGAAATTTTTGTCacaattttacaacaaaaatgagatgaaagacatacatgtatgatttttattgtatttattgaaagataatatgtaaacagtttcagaataGTTATGACTTCAAATTCTACTTTTTGGCCAAATTTTTGTGGCAtcttttccccctttttatacgaccccaaaaatttaaaacaaaatggtcATATATTAGTATCACGTTGTTGTCGTTGTCAGCGTGTCTGAGATAGATGGTTTCCTGATAATGACTTAATAAGTataataagtaaatagaaatcaataaaattttatcacaatgtttaaccacataaggaaggttgggattgattttgggggttttggtcccaaagcagggttggcaaaaacccgggttttatgagtattgcccagcccagtgggtaatactgggaaaacccgggttttactgggtcttagtgggtaatactgggcaatactgggtaatataaaatatttgtctgaattttaaagaggattcagtgataaacacaaatgcaatacatttaataagatatttataccctattttgtttgtttagcatttgtctagattggcaaactgtaaatagaaagcaaataaatcattttttttcaaatgaatatagctcctattaagaattaacaattacatgtattaaagaaacatcacATTTAGCAGTCAGAGCTCAAACATAAACAAGTCGATttctgtttttgacttaaagaagtcaaacatgtatttattataaaaatgtgtttcaattttagacttatctaagtcacaaaatgacagacttgtttaggtctatttatgttgatgaaaaaacttaattgtacttggtggccaaagtacaccacctatgacagcaaaaacctgtctgagagttcacaaggacttgagctatttaaatttaattatctaattgaacatccttactaaacacagatgttttacctcattaagtgtggttccaggtggttgcattgtaacgTTAAATAACATTATCTCTGATTTTTTAGactttcattcatatttttctttagaagacaaagcattgtctttcagtgttgtcattatttgatttagatgcatgacctttttataaatatgcgtgggtcttgaagttaaccaattttgatatcttatcgacttgtaggagtcgatatttgcaactttttgattctgatgaattatttcttgcttaacaatatttgacttattaaagttgtattttgtcttgcatgaaagggagacaaatcctaaaacttacaaatctagacctctatgagtcaaaagcagattaagacttatttatgtctgagctctgactgtttagataatgtatatgtactgtcactaattaataagtaattattcagattagaacatagatttgtttatttaacaataatcagtcctttcaattttataagtgttaatggcatgaccctgtagggtgtttatttagcaatatgaatgtataacaattaaaattaacaattcacttaaacactgcaataaaatgcattttttcaaagtttggactattgaaacaatacttggtaattaaaaggtatctttaaatgtgcaaatcttgtattctgtctatatataaaattaatagagaagagaatgaaattgaattttctagaaatgactgtcaatggttatctgtataaaaagtatatatttagctgttatactatgaaactataacaagtctttactattttgtgttaagataagcttaaaaaatcatattgcccagtaatgcccactattacccatttctgggagtattgcccagctgggaaaacccgggttttcccgcccgggaattcccaggtgggtaatactttgccaaccctgtcccaaaggtttaggaattggGCTCAagtaagcatttttgtagtttccagtcaataacttgtgcTTAAGTGTACAAAtctctctctgaaattataccacaagtttccatattataaagggatggttatgggggttatggctcaaatcatttagcaattaggggcaaaaagggggaaaacaagggtttttcttgttaaaggacaatttagacaatttaaaagcagtgttaGGGAggtaattcaattttatttaaagaatactgtctatatatgtttgattacctcaTTTACACCGCTTGCAAATAatatattaagaaatgatgattgtcttgagatgattagctgtaaatttatttttagaagaatccaagatacatgtactattttaaaatgattgttaatttttaaccatgactgtatgtcattttatattttaatattttatgatgtgttGAAATAAGtatttattgttgcaaactccattagaaatttgaattgagataatttttggaataagggaaagggagAAGTGAAAAAAAATTGAGGGGGAGTACAATTTTTCTCataatttcagatttcagaaattaaaaaggaaatttcttcaaatattttttttgaggggattaatattcaacagcatatatagtgtattgctcaaaagcaaaaaaaaaatatttaagttcattagaccacattcattctgtgtcagaaacctatgctgcatcaactatttaatcacaatccaaattcagagctgtatcaagcttgaatgttgtgtccatataTACTTGCCCCAACagaactgttcagggtttgacctctgcagtcATATAAAGCTGGGCCCTGTGGAGCATCTTGTTGCCAtactttataacaaataaatgcagattgttgccatggatacacccaaaaataattatatttcaccattttatatactggatataaaatctgtgaaagattctgattacatacatgtacatatgcacATAATATATGACACAAAAAGTAAGCttaatattgcaagaaagcaatgaaaaaagGGGATAGTAAAATTTATTATagacaattttgatattttttcctaactgtttattgctaccatcaattatgattttaaccttattttacatgatttccaaagcatcagtaaatacaggtgagcgatacaggctcttgagagtcgCTAGTTTGTCCTTAGGTTATTCTAATCCAGGATTTTTAAAAAGTTGTGAAAATTGGTATTGTTTTAATTACATCATGAACATGTTAAAGGCACTGAATTgaaacattatcatgattatggattATGGTTCTAAGCACATTGAAAAACATATGGGTTATGGTTCGAAGCACACTGAAAAACATATGGATTATGGTTCTAAGCACATTGAAAAACATATGGATTATGGTTCTAAGCACATTGAAAATCATATGGATTATGGTTCTAAGCACATTGAAAAACAATTATCACCAATACATGATGTAGTTGTAAATCTCTGTGAAAGTATCAGCACAAtttctgtcaattaaaaactttatccACATTAATTAAAACAGAACTCAATGATCATAATGCTTATCCtgaattttgttttaaagtttgttttttcttttcagaaTTCTTCATCCTGTTAAGATGGTGTGTGGCTTTGCTGCCATTTCAGTGGCGTTTGGTGtctttgtatattgtacaaactCGCAATTTACAGCCCGTCGGTTTAAACAAGATCATCCACTGATTAGTGTTTTAATAGTGCTAGCTGTAGGATACCTACTAGTATATATGATTGGGGCAGTGATAGTTTTCATGTTTGGCATAGCATTCCCATTACTTTGTAAGTAACACTACTAGCATGACTAGTACTTGTCTCacatttttatggccccgcaactaAGTTGTCAGTGCCaaatagttttacccttgtccgaaattccgtcattccgcaacaaaccattatacaaagtttttttctaaacgccttcagatattgggctgatttttggtatgtgagttaaccatgatgagttacagatcaagttgcagtttcgttccgctccgctaatttttgccgaaattacgggctttggactttgataattttgttgaaaatcgcagttatacagactttttttctatacgcctccagattttgagctgatttttatatgtgagactaccatgtttgtgtccacatgtgttattcaAATTGCAGATTTTCCAACTTTTTGGgatggggccattcgtgtcgctttgacacatctaggttttttttatagttttacagGTGTATTTATTGGTGTAACatattaatttaacaaaatatttttttaagatacatttttgtaacttgtgtTTATCTGTAAAATAAAGGTAAAAACATTGAATTAGTATGATAAAAGTAAATAGGTTGGACCCATGATTTGTGTTTTAATCTGATTTtagacaaatataaacaaaattgaaacaaatcaCTTCAACTTAATCATTACCATATATTTATCATAACACAATTATGAACAGatgaattgagaatggaaatggggaatatgtaaaagagacaacaacccaaccaaagagaagataacagctgaaggcctCTAATGAGTCTTCAACGTAGTGAGAAAATCAGGCACTTGAATGTtggcctcagctggcccctaaataaaaatgtgtactagttcaatatacattgtacataataTTATATGCTATGCATTTAGCCCAGTCAATCTAGcttaaatttgaccctaaccttaaagtaattgcaacagaagatttttcagttttaatctttagcattacaccaaaatatacacagaaaaaagtcccataaaatcttacttgaggaagactaaaaaatcacaatttaaaattcctatggagatttgcattgaaaaggaagataactctgtaaagaaaggcagaaatatcattaaaattatacaaaattataacatTACCGCTTCTTTTCAACATAATGTAATGATTCTTGCTATTTTAGCCGTCTTTATAGTAAAACAAACAACTCTAAGatgtttttatatcttttatcaagctacaacctagattttgtaattcattagttgaccatttattgaattttcaaCATGTCAATTTACTCCAaagtaaagaatctcaaatttaataaaaattattaagcatatattcttctttttgttgtTTAGAGTTTCTTTTAACAAGTTACATgtagatgctgaacaaatataatatacagatataaacaataccaaattttcacattattttttcaaaatagtcACAAAGccacaaatttgcaatttcttcgATGAAAAATGcaccaaaaaaaaatagaatacccataacacttcggttttgtacattctatgagcagaagattatataacaTGGTCAAATacacttataaccccatcaaagtatcatacttttattacattttaagaaaatcaaccaaaaattgCCATAAAAAAGACTAATTTTTgcatagttatctccccttccaatgttaatttccatcggaaattaaaaatgctgattttgagttttcctcaagttagattttatgggacttttttctgtgtatatttaggGCTTAATGCTATaaattagaactaaaacattttctgttgcaattagtttgaggttaaaacttagtttgactggactaattAGCTACAGGCTGAGCCATAAAAACATTTAAGGGACCCAGGGAAAGTGCTTTGAAATCTGCAATAGTGGATACAGTGGAAATGAAAGTGAAAGTCTTAATTTGCCTCTATGGACGGTTATCCTACTTTTGAAAGTGTCTTTCTCAGTTATcgtgtatattttgattgaaaaccCTTAACAATAATAATATGAATGAAAGATTAAGATAATTTAGTGTGTTTGTTTATGATCAAGGAATCCAGTGACACACATAAGAACTCACTTTTCCCCTTCTAAAACACTTATTCATGATCTGTTTCTTATCATTACAGTAGTCATTGTTCATGCATCACTTCGAATGAGGAATGTGAAAAACAAGATAACAAATAGAATTGAACATATTGGATTGAAAAGAACACCAATGGGTATAATATTGGAAGGCTTAGGTCAAGAGCAGGAAGCTGGATCATAGAGTAAATTTGGAACAGCAAAGAGATGTTTTAAATGAGATGGAATCTCAAGGATGATGTGCAATTTTAACCAGCTGTAAACGCAGTTACATGTGATACAATTATTTGTACTATATGAGTGGTTTATGTTAGTATGTGTAGTTGTGGTATTTGGGTATCAGTTTAATTTAAATCTTGCctttattatgtatttaaatcaatttaGTATTAAGGTGTAATGAACTGCTTAAAATATATTGGAAAAACTGTTATTTGAAccattaacaaaatatataaactcATTCAACTTATTTATTGGGTAAACATTGTCATATAAATGTATGTCATACTTTATCCTACAGTAGAACATTCATCAGACATTATCATGATATACCATACGACATATAGCATGGCCAGTACAttaaacaatattaaataaattttgattgtAACCTACTACaagttaatgaaactttacagcttatatatttacatgatattcTTTAGCTCATGTGGATTTGGtcttataattactttttataaaataagtaaaactaaTAGGTCTCAGATCACTGCAGATATTTGGATAAGCAAGGtgtatatttatctttttatatacatatatatatatagaaaagagAGAAGCAATTTACTGTGTAATAGcttcatattttgaatttttcattgtacattttgtatcttTCAGATGTTAAATGGTGTCTGTGATTACATGCATTTGTGTTGCTATGCTAGATTTTTACTGTTTTAAGGAATTGatgtatgttttatgttattcaaTTGTATAATGATAATGTCTTTCATACTCTAGttttaattttgttctttttttttcatttaaaaattaaaagcacTGTACTTGCAGTATAGTCATGTAGCTATATAGACATCATTttaaattcaagatttttttttaatttcaaccaAGAAAATCCTCAAGaatattatgttaaaaattgttaaaatgtggCATTGCCTTTGCTGTTTGATATGTTATCTTACCAAACAAATTATCTGCTTTAAGAATTAACCATGTAATTAAACCCCACATTTTGTTCATTTGAGAAAAGATCACTGAAGATTCATCACTGATCCTTTGCCATGATCTTGTTTAACAATAAATACTTAATGGTTATATTTTATCTTCAAAAGTGCCATGAAGAACCAAAGTATTTGGAattaaatgtacatatatatatttatttataatagttacatgtataatgaataaTAACTAGCTACTTTCTGTCTGATCCATTTTCCTACTTAAAACTTTTCTAATTATAGTGAAattatgttatatacatgtattggtaaattaaattaaaatgtaaTGTTTCAAGTGTCATCAATgattattaaattttcatttctttaaataGTTTACATTGAGATTTGATGTCACAAGCATACATATTGTCAAATGTGTATTGTAATAAATGATAACTTAATGTCTGATGTGTATCTAAACCGACCCTGCAAGACCCTTATGGGTATTCAAGGTGGTTAGAAACCCCTAATGCATGATTTAAAAGGTTTCATTATAATTTTGACTTGCATATTACATAGTACTTAATAACTTTAAGTTATGTTCATAATCTTTTGTAACAAAGAATGCATAATAATCTACCAAATTTTATTCATCTTGCATTGATTGTAAAATTGGATGATATTCATCCTTAGAATCATCTGAATGAGAGCAAGCTTCTGATAAGCACATGTTGCATCAGTCCtgataaactttgtttttttcagttttaaccATAAGGGAAAGTTATCATAGTATAATTCAGAGTtcaattttcatttgtttgtctgtcaaataaatataaaacataaaactgtGTTTACAATCACCTAGGATAGGTTTAATGTTCCTGTTTACAATCACCTAGGATAGGTTTAATGTTCCTGTTTACAATCACCTAGGATAGGTTTAATGTTCCTGTTTACAATCACCTAGGATAGGTTTAATGTTCCTGTTTACAATCACCTAGGATAGGTTTAATGTTCCTGTTTACAATCACCTAGGATAGGTTTAATGTTCCTGTTTACAATCACCTAGGATAGGTTTAATGTTCCTGTTTACAATCACCTAGGATAGGTTTAATGTTCCTGTTTACAATCACCTAGGATAGGTTTAATGTTCCTGTTATGATATCTCACAGTAGTATCATGTTTTAAGCAGCTCCTTATTTTGCAATTGTCAAATGGGAAAACTTAACTTTGTACCTAAGTACCTATAAACTGAAGTAGAATATGTGACATGACTCAATTCTTTCTAACTGAACCAAATAAGCTGAAAAGGTCATTAAAGTGTTAGTATACATTTTAATAGTTTTCATATTTGTTGTTGCAGAGTTATGGGACTTGTTTAGTTATCATGCCTGTTGTTATTCCATCTGTCAGTTCAATGTCTGACCATGTCTcacaattattatattataataattaaaaataatatttaaaagaatcCTTACTGTATTTGTACAAGGTTTAAGGTTTTATGAAgacttgttttgttttgattttgatgatTTTAGAAGATTAGTGGTGACTTTTACCTCAAACAAAAGTCACATGACAACTCAATAATCATGCCTACACAGATAAAATGTTTACACAatgtaacattttaaagaaaCTACCTTTCGATTTTGTTGATTTTCAGATTACCTGTAAGCTTTTTTGGGTTATGGGACTTTTAATCATCAAAATAGTAGGCGTTGATTATGAAAAGTTTATTGATGACTCATGTGTgctttttaaaaagaataacaaGTAAATTATTGACTTGAGTCACATCTAATGACTGTTAGCTCTATTTCGATTTTAAAGATTTGTCAATCCAGAGTGTCAGTTCTTTAATAACATCTGAAACaaagcatttttttcaaatgttccaTAGTTAAATCATGATTCTTTAGGAGTtcttatgaaattttaacacaataatAGGTTCATTAGCTTCCTTCCATTATAATGATTAATTCAATGGTTATGAGACTGTAATCATCAATTGTTCATGTGGCATGATAACTTTAATTCTTTATCTATTTTGTACACAccattttacaaatataatttctTATGGTGTTTAGAgtgtttttatagtttttatacgaccgcaataaATTTTTGCAGTCATATATTGTAGCAAATTTACCTGACCATATCGGGAAATAGGTATTAAGTCGGATTTTAACAcatacttgtgatttgtttaaaaccggttttgataaaatataaacgaaaaaatgtcgaaatgttcaggatttaattaaatccgtatttcggtaagatggtgcaagcacacgatttttattgcgtcttacactttgagaagggaataatctttaactactttattcaaatattgtgtaaaaatgttaattatgagctatgaaagtcaagtggctcgagcatttttctgaggaagttttaaaaaattgcaaagaaatatttttacagtaggttagctttcattagtcttcactatctgtagattaacaacttttggttatatttataatttagaatcatcattgaaggtggagcacgattgaacagttaattaattatattgatgtgcaatttgtatgcaagagtgacattccgttgtattatgtgccaattcgaaaaagttttgcgagtattgtctccctttaacagcttcattattttataattaagtttaggtttctgatataattttaaataattacaaatgtatcaattcaatatatttcagtgttttgttattggtgtatcaaaaacattgatgtacaaatataatttcataaatttgaaacatttaaaatgattacataccaatataaataaccgttcatcatttttgaaaaagactatgaatgaAAATAGAATTATTTATCTTCCCTTGATGATAGATTGATAGGGAAATGAACCAGAGTTATCTAATGgcaatcacagagagggactagcaagcaatttttaattgtagcttattcaaccttaaaacaattttccactataaacgaatgttactttatagggactttgttagctaaatctacaaattttattagatattatgattttttattgcaatagattaatatgctatatattggtatgacgttggcgacTTCGTCGtggtccgaagacacattggttttcccacaataactttagtttaaggaaatagaaatctatgaaatttaaacacaaggtttatgaccacaaaaggaaggttgggattgattttgggagttttggtctgaacagtttaggaattgggggccaaaaaggggcccaaataagcatttttcttggttttcgcaccataacttgagtataagtaaatagaaatctatgaaatttaaacacaaggtttatgaccataaaaggaaggttgggattgattttgggagttttggtcccaacagttaaggaatttgaggcccaaaaggtccaaaattaaactttgtttgatttcatctaaatctgaataattggggttctttgatatgctgaatcttactgtgtatgtagattcttaatttttggtcctgttttcaaattggtctacattaaggtccaaagggtccaaaattaaactcagtttgattttaacaaaaattaaatactttgggttctttgatatgctgaatctaaacatgtacttagatttttgaatatgggcccagttttcaagttggtcaaaaatcggggtccaaaattaaactttgtttgatttcaacataaattgaattcttggggttctttgatatgctgaatctaaacatgtttttagatttttaactggatttttgtgacaaaaatgtcggttattgatttggggatgtatggcGGGCGGGCGGgctgtcgggcgggcgggcggcaatcaaatgttgtccgtgcattaactcatgaacagttcaaccaaagcttttaaaattttaatatgttattactgacaactatacgaaggtcaagttcaataatggcgattttgacttttaccgttcaggagttatggttcttgaaagattgaaaaatggagtttccagttgtgttcgtgcatttacgcatgaactgttctaccaaagcttcctaaattttaatatgttgttactgatgacagaatggaggtcaagttcaataatgatgattttgacttttaccgttcaggagttatggatCTTGAAAGATCGtcaaatggcgtttccattcacgttgttgcatttactcatgaaccattcaatctaagcttttcaaattttaatatgttgatactgatgacaaaatggaggtcaaatttgatattgacgattttcactttcaccattcatcagtaatggttcttgtgatattgccaggacacaaataaatgttaataaatccggtttgctgtcgttgtgacagcctcttgtttgatTATAgtcccagttttcaagttggtccaaatcggggtccaaaattaaactttgtttgatttccacaaaaattgaatatatggggttctttgatatatgctgaatctaaccatgtatttagatttttgatatttgggcccggttatcaaattggttcacattgaagtcttaagggtccaaaattgaactttatttgaaatcatcaaaaattgaattcttggggttttttgatatgctgaatctaaccatgtatttagattttggatattggaccatattaggtaaatgtccaatttaaaaattttaagtttttaagttttcgTTCTTAGAgaacattcattctgtgtcagaaacctatgttgtgtcaactatttaatcacaatccaaattcagagctgtctcaagcttgaatgttgtgtccatacttgcctctACTGTTCGAActctggggtcgtataaagctgcgccctgcgaatCATCTggttgtaatcttttacaaaaatcttctcctctgaaactactgagacaaatttaatcaaacttgtccacaatcatcattagggtatctagtttaaaaatgtttccgatgaccccgcccgcgaatcaagatggccgacatggctaaatagtacatagggtaaaacacagtttttggctcatatctc
This sequence is a window from Mytilus edulis chromosome 1, xbMytEdul2.2, whole genome shotgun sequence. Protein-coding genes within it:
- the LOC139528319 gene encoding PRA1 family protein 2-like; amino-acid sequence: MAEVQIAPLRSMSDFVLDSARFQVPNIKDAEKWANRVLNNLLYYQTNYFLVALIVFLLIGILHPVKMVCGFAAISVAFGVFVYCTNSQFTARRFKQDHPLISVLIVLAVGYLLVYMIGAVIVFMFGIAFPLLLVIVHASLRMRNVKNKITNRIEHIGLKRTPMGIILEGLGQEQEAGS